In Aquimarina sp. TRL1, a single window of DNA contains:
- a CDS encoding TIGR00730 family Rossman fold protein has translation MRKEQHHKGWNEIKTNDSWAIFKIMGEFVNGFEKMSRIGPCVSIFGSARTKTDDKYYQLAVDVAKKIVDHGYGVITGGGPGIMEAGNKGAHLGGGTSVGLNIDLPFEQHDNPYIDSDKSLDFDYFFVRKVMFVKYSQGFVVMPGGFGTLDELFEAITLIQTKKIGKFPIILVSSDFWGGLLDWVKNTLLDKFGNISPEDLDLIHLVDTPEEVLQILDKFYGKYNLSPNF, from the coding sequence ATGAGAAAAGAACAACACCACAAAGGCTGGAATGAAATAAAAACCAATGACTCTTGGGCTATTTTCAAAATCATGGGAGAATTCGTCAACGGATTCGAAAAAATGAGTAGAATTGGTCCCTGTGTATCCATTTTTGGTTCCGCCAGAACTAAAACTGATGACAAATATTATCAACTGGCTGTTGATGTTGCCAAAAAAATAGTAGATCACGGATACGGAGTAATTACCGGAGGAGGTCCCGGGATTATGGAAGCTGGTAATAAAGGAGCTCACCTTGGAGGTGGTACTTCTGTCGGACTTAATATTGACCTTCCTTTTGAACAACATGACAACCCGTATATCGACAGTGATAAAAGTCTTGATTTTGATTACTTCTTTGTCAGAAAAGTAATGTTTGTCAAATATTCTCAAGGATTTGTTGTAATGCCAGGAGGTTTCGGAACATTGGATGAACTATTCGAGGCAATCACTCTTATCCAAACTAAAAAAATTGGAAAATTCCCGATCATATTAGTAAGTTCTGACTTCTGGGGAGGACTACTTGATTGGGTAAAAAACACTTTACTAGATAAGTTTGGAAATATCAGCCCAGAGGATCTGGATCTTATTCATTTAGTAGATACTCCTGAAGAGGTATTACAAATATTAGATAAGTTCTACGGAAAATACAACCTAAGTCCTAATTTCTAA
- the uvrA gene encoding excinuclease ABC subunit UvrA, with protein MAISEENIEVLGARVHNLKNIDVTIPREKLVVITGLSGSGKSSLAFDTIYAEGQRRYIETFSAYARQFLGGLERPDVDKIDGLSPVIAIEQKTTSKSPRSTVGTITEIYDFLRLLFSRASDAYSYNTGEKMVSYSDEQIKDLILKEYEGKRINILAPVIRSRKGHYRELFEQIAKQGFVKVRTDGEIRDITKGMKLDRYKTHDIEIVIDRLAISKNQDLSKRLMETINTAMYHGDDILMVIDQDTSSARFFSRNVMCPSTGISYPNPEPNNFSFNSPKGACPKCNGIGSLYEVNINKIIPDHSKSIHAGGLAPHGPKKNNWAFKQLDFIAKRYNFKLTDPISSIPQEAMEIILYGGKEQFSIKSKTLGVTQEYKIDFEGVATFIENTYHANESTSLKRWAKEFMDNISCPECQMARLRKESLYFKINDKNIADLAKMDISELAEWFKELPKYLSEKQLKIAGEILKEINTRIQFLIDVGLTYLSLNRSSKSLSGGEAQRIRLATQIGSQLVGVLYILDEPSIGLHQRDNEKLINSLVQLRDIGNSVIVVEHDKDMIERADHVIDIGPKAGKHGGEIISEGPPTDLKKHQTLTADYLCGKKEIPIPSERRKGNGKKISLKGATGNNLKNVSIDIPLGKMIAVTGVSGSGKSTLINETLYPIMNAHYFNGVKKPMPYKSIKGLEHIDKVIDINQSPIGRTPRSNPATYTGVFSEIRSLFTKTPEAMIRGYKPGRFSFNVVGGRCETCKGGGLRVIEMNFLPDVYVECETCHGKRFNRETLEIRYKGKSIADVLEMTITEACAFFEHIPKIARKLKTIQSVGLGYITLGQQSTTLSGGEAQRIKLATELSKRDTGNTFYILDEPTTGLHFEDIRVLMEVLNELVDKGNTVLIIEHNLDVVKMADYIIDIGYEGGKNGGQVIAKGTPEEIVKNKKSHTARFLKKELAN; from the coding sequence ATGGCAATATCTGAAGAAAACATAGAGGTTTTAGGAGCGAGAGTTCATAATCTTAAAAATATAGACGTTACGATTCCTCGTGAAAAATTAGTAGTAATCACAGGTTTATCCGGTTCCGGAAAATCTTCTCTGGCATTTGACACTATTTATGCAGAAGGGCAAAGAAGGTATATTGAAACTTTTTCTGCTTATGCCAGACAATTTCTAGGAGGCTTAGAACGTCCGGATGTGGATAAAATAGATGGGCTTTCTCCTGTAATCGCGATAGAACAAAAAACTACCAGTAAAAGTCCTCGAAGTACTGTAGGAACTATTACGGAGATCTATGATTTTTTGAGATTGTTATTCTCCAGAGCCAGCGATGCTTATAGCTATAATACCGGAGAAAAAATGGTAAGCTATAGCGATGAGCAGATCAAAGATCTCATACTCAAAGAATATGAAGGCAAAAGAATCAATATTCTTGCTCCGGTAATTCGCTCCAGAAAAGGGCATTATCGCGAATTGTTTGAGCAAATTGCCAAACAAGGGTTTGTAAAGGTTCGAACTGACGGAGAAATCAGAGATATTACCAAGGGTATGAAATTAGACCGATACAAAACACACGATATCGAAATAGTGATTGATCGGTTAGCTATTTCCAAAAACCAAGACCTGTCAAAACGATTGATGGAAACCATCAATACAGCAATGTATCACGGAGATGATATTCTTATGGTTATTGATCAGGATACATCAAGTGCTCGTTTTTTTAGTAGAAATGTAATGTGTCCTTCTACCGGAATTTCTTATCCAAATCCGGAGCCAAATAACTTTTCTTTTAATTCGCCAAAAGGCGCATGCCCAAAATGCAATGGTATAGGAAGTCTATATGAGGTCAACATAAATAAGATTATTCCTGATCATTCCAAATCAATCCATGCAGGAGGTTTAGCTCCTCATGGACCGAAAAAGAATAACTGGGCCTTTAAGCAATTAGATTTTATAGCCAAAAGGTATAATTTTAAGCTTACTGATCCCATTAGTAGTATTCCTCAGGAAGCGATGGAAATTATCCTCTATGGAGGGAAAGAACAATTTAGTATTAAAAGTAAAACATTAGGAGTTACACAGGAGTACAAAATCGATTTTGAAGGAGTTGCCACCTTTATAGAAAACACCTATCATGCCAATGAATCTACCTCTCTAAAAAGATGGGCTAAAGAATTTATGGATAATATTTCCTGTCCGGAGTGTCAAATGGCCAGACTTAGAAAAGAATCGCTATATTTTAAAATCAACGATAAAAACATAGCTGATTTAGCCAAAATGGATATTAGTGAACTGGCTGAATGGTTTAAGGAACTTCCTAAATACCTTTCTGAAAAACAATTAAAAATTGCAGGAGAAATTCTAAAAGAAATCAATACCCGAATTCAATTCCTGATCGATGTAGGATTAACTTACTTATCTCTCAATAGAAGTAGTAAATCTTTATCAGGAGGAGAGGCACAACGAATCCGTTTAGCGACTCAAATCGGATCTCAGCTAGTCGGGGTATTATATATATTAGATGAGCCAAGTATAGGCCTTCACCAACGTGATAATGAAAAACTGATCAATTCACTGGTTCAGCTAAGAGACATTGGTAATTCTGTCATTGTCGTAGAGCACGATAAAGATATGATTGAACGCGCAGATCACGTTATCGATATTGGTCCTAAAGCAGGAAAACACGGAGGAGAAATTATTAGTGAAGGTCCTCCTACTGACTTAAAAAAGCACCAAACACTAACAGCTGATTACCTCTGTGGTAAAAAAGAAATTCCTATTCCTTCTGAAAGACGGAAAGGAAATGGAAAAAAGATTAGCCTAAAAGGAGCTACTGGAAATAATTTAAAAAATGTATCTATCGATATCCCTTTAGGAAAGATGATCGCAGTAACAGGAGTTTCGGGAAGTGGAAAATCCACGCTTATCAATGAGACACTTTATCCCATTATGAATGCGCACTATTTTAATGGGGTAAAAAAACCAATGCCCTATAAGAGTATTAAAGGTTTAGAGCACATTGATAAGGTAATCGATATCAATCAATCTCCGATTGGAAGAACCCCCAGATCCAACCCAGCTACCTATACAGGAGTATTTTCTGAAATCAGAAGCTTATTTACCAAAACTCCTGAAGCAATGATTCGTGGTTATAAACCCGGTCGATTTAGTTTTAATGTTGTCGGGGGACGATGCGAAACCTGCAAAGGGGGTGGATTACGAGTTATCGAAATGAATTTTTTACCAGATGTATATGTAGAATGCGAAACCTGTCATGGAAAAAGATTTAACCGGGAAACATTAGAAATACGATACAAAGGAAAGTCAATAGCTGATGTATTGGAAATGACCATTACCGAAGCATGTGCTTTTTTTGAGCATATTCCAAAAATTGCCCGAAAATTAAAAACAATTCAGAGTGTTGGTTTAGGCTACATTACACTGGGGCAACAATCTACAACGCTCTCAGGAGGAGAAGCCCAACGAATTAAATTAGCTACAGAATTATCCAAAAGAGATACAGGAAATACCTTTTACATTCTGGATGAGCCAACCACCGGACTTCATTTTGAAGACATTAGAGTACTCATGGAAGTACTCAACGAATTAGTAGATAAAGGAAATACCGTTTTAATTATAGAACACAATCTGGATGTTGTAAAAATGGCAGACTATATCATTGATATAGGCTATGAAGGAGGTAAAAACGGAGGTCAAGTAATTGCCAAAGGAACACCGGAAGAAATTGTAAAAAACAAAAAAAGTCATACCGCCCGATTTCTAAAAAAAGAACTGGCAAACTAA
- a CDS encoding M12 family metallo-peptidase, whose amino-acid sequence MKRIVMIAIAFFTVMSFSQTQLQKPSELVAQQKSSGSNFQQVKLFTTVNDQKSNAQLPKELKEFTLFSFDQSAMKSFKSKRPETMNLPIPGQKSSMSLDLVKVDIATDDFQAIEMPSGKVLQTNSDIVHYRGIVKGKPNSIAAVSFFGDQMSGIISVGEETGNIVMGKMDNNKSHILYKDNAISHLNDFACRMEGQVKSYTKEELFGGDTNNKAAAKCPRIFFDVGNDIVNDKGGSQGATNFIQAVFNQVAVLYANENISIKLSGMKVWTSSTPFSNLDNFRSYRNQNSFNGDLGHFVTYNYSGGVAWLSALCGSRKYGLSGINKNYSNVPTYSWTVGVIAHELGHNFGSNHTHACVWNGNNTAIDGCYTTEGGCAKPAIPSGGGTIMSYCHLTGAGINFNKGFGSQPANVMRNFINRASCVQSCDGGGCNTGDQVSVTFRNNTDCTLEYYENNTRKGSANAGGTYRANTRVGNSWQAKKSSGATVDNFSIVCNQTTYSSSGSCGGGTGGNCDGVSPWSAGTTYSVGDRVTYRGNLFEKTATGWKNLGACTTSNDPCDGVRPWSAGTTYSVGDRVTYQGSLFEKTATGWRNLGRCGSTRNTIVSMPPLDGEITANEFRLLAYPNPANEFINLEISNLGTNSSHIKIKDMNGRALKSIELSTPPSGVMTQRIDVSKLSTGMYFIQVTNTKKTITKKVFIQ is encoded by the coding sequence ATGAAACGTATTGTAATGATAGCCATTGCCTTTTTTACGGTAATGAGCTTTTCGCAAACACAACTACAAAAGCCCAGTGAACTGGTAGCCCAACAAAAATCTTCGGGTTCGAATTTTCAACAAGTCAAACTTTTTACCACCGTAAATGATCAAAAAAGTAATGCTCAACTCCCTAAAGAGCTAAAGGAATTTACCTTGTTTTCTTTTGATCAAAGTGCTATGAAGTCTTTCAAGTCTAAAAGACCTGAAACAATGAACTTACCTATTCCAGGTCAAAAATCATCTATGTCCCTTGATTTAGTTAAGGTAGACATTGCAACAGATGATTTTCAGGCTATAGAAATGCCATCAGGAAAAGTATTGCAAACCAATAGTGATATTGTACACTATAGAGGGATTGTAAAAGGAAAGCCTAATTCTATCGCAGCTGTCAGCTTTTTTGGTGATCAAATGTCAGGAATCATTAGCGTAGGAGAAGAGACTGGTAATATCGTAATGGGGAAGATGGATAATAATAAAAGCCATATCCTCTATAAAGATAATGCGATTAGCCATCTGAACGATTTTGCGTGTAGAATGGAAGGACAAGTAAAAAGCTATACCAAAGAAGAGTTATTTGGAGGAGATACTAATAACAAAGCGGCAGCAAAATGTCCCAGAATATTTTTTGATGTAGGAAATGATATTGTTAATGATAAAGGAGGTAGCCAGGGAGCAACCAATTTTATTCAGGCTGTATTTAATCAGGTAGCAGTATTATACGCGAATGAAAATATATCCATCAAATTATCAGGAATGAAAGTGTGGACATCGTCTACGCCATTTAGTAATCTTGATAATTTTAGAAGCTACAGGAATCAAAATAGCTTTAATGGAGATTTAGGACACTTTGTTACCTATAACTATTCTGGAGGGGTAGCCTGGTTAAGTGCTTTATGTGGCTCTCGTAAGTATGGGTTATCAGGAATTAATAAAAACTATAGCAACGTTCCTACATATTCATGGACAGTTGGAGTAATAGCGCATGAATTAGGACATAATTTTGGATCTAATCATACGCATGCCTGTGTATGGAACGGAAACAATACAGCCATTGATGGTTGCTATACTACAGAAGGAGGATGTGCAAAACCGGCAATTCCTTCCGGTGGAGGTACAATTATGAGCTATTGCCATTTGACAGGGGCAGGAATCAATTTTAATAAAGGATTTGGATCTCAACCAGCAAATGTAATGCGTAATTTCATTAATAGAGCTAGCTGTGTGCAAAGTTGTGATGGTGGAGGATGTAATACAGGAGATCAGGTATCCGTAACCTTTAGAAATAATACAGACTGTACATTAGAGTATTATGAGAATAATACTCGTAAAGGTTCTGCTAATGCGGGAGGTACCTATAGAGCAAATACAAGAGTAGGAAATAGCTGGCAAGCCAAAAAATCGTCAGGAGCTACAGTGGATAATTTCTCAATTGTTTGTAATCAAACAACTTATTCTTCTTCCGGGTCTTGTGGAGGGGGAACAGGAGGTAACTGTGATGGGGTTAGCCCATGGTCAGCAGGAACTACTTACTCCGTAGGAGATCGAGTGACATATAGAGGAAATCTATTTGAGAAAACTGCGACAGGATGGAAGAACTTAGGTGCCTGTACAACTTCAAACGATCCATGTGATGGAGTTAGACCTTGGTCAGCAGGAACTACTTACTCTGTAGGAGATCGAGTAACATATCAAGGTAGTTTATTCGAAAAAACGGCTACAGGATGGAGAAATTTAGGAAGATGCGGAAGTACCAGAAATACCATTGTTTCAATGCCTCCATTAGATGGAGAGATTACAGCTAATGAGTTTAGATTGTTAGCATATCCGAATCCGGCAAATGAATTTATTAATTTAGAAATCAGTAATCTTGGTACAAACTCTTCTCATATCAAAATTAAAGATATGAATGGAAGAGCATTAAAATCTATTGAGTTAAGTACCCCACCAAGTGGAGTAATGACACAAAGGATAGATGTAAGCAAGTTGTCGACAGGTATGTACTTTATACAGGTGACAAATACTAAGAAAACAATTACTAAAAAGGTATTTATCCAATAA
- a CDS encoding M12 family metallo-peptidase has protein sequence MKRFVMIAIAFFTVMSFSQTQLQKPSELVAQQKSSGAKFNHVELFSLSDQQKSNVELPKELTEYSLFTVDESKMKSMRGDFPETMNISVPGQKSAMSLDLVKVDIFTDDYQAIEMPSGRVLPRNKDVAHYRGIVKGNSNSLVAISFYGQKVGGFISVGGEHGNIVLGEVKNSKNHIIYKDKQMGHLYELGCQVEDDAKGYTAEDLKEPSNSKAAAKCVKIFFDIGRNVVNDKGGAQQATNFMQSLFNQVIALYANDNIALKLSGTKAWTTNTPFNADGQNMSRNLDNYLAYLNQNGINGDLGHYVSYGLGGGIAGGFGTFCNSRRRGAISGIKGSFSNVPTYSFDVFLLSHEIGHNVGSRHTHACVWNGNNTAIDGCAGRVEGNCRLPGLPSGGGTIMSYCPQTSVGVNFNKGFGTQPKNVIHNAIARASCLQSCDGGGCNTGDPVSVTFRNSSDCTLEYYENNVRKGSANAGGTYRANTTVGSNWQAKKSSGETKDNFSITCNQTEYTSSGSCGGGPGGNCDGVRPYTPGTVYSIGDRVTYRGSLYELTASGWRNLGPCTSTNDPCDGVRPYSPGTVYSIGDKVTYRGSLYELTASGWRRIGTCGGSRNAFSTEFTSFDDLDIAKEFSIKAYPNPVDDLLTLEISNLGVKSSHIRIKDINGRTLEVMSLDTPPDGLVVKTIDVSKLSAGIYFVQVTNTKQTLTKKVFVK, from the coding sequence ATGAAACGATTTGTAATGATTGCCATTGCCTTTTTTACGGTGATGAGCTTTTCGCAAACACAACTTCAAAAACCCAGTGAACTGGTAGCCCAACAAAAATCCTCGGGCGCGAAATTTAACCATGTAGAGCTTTTTTCTTTAAGTGACCAACAAAAAAGTAATGTAGAACTCCCTAAAGAACTGACTGAGTATTCCCTATTTACTGTTGATGAAAGTAAAATGAAGTCAATGAGAGGAGATTTTCCTGAGACAATGAATATTTCTGTACCAGGACAAAAATCAGCCATGTCATTAGACTTAGTAAAAGTAGACATTTTTACTGATGATTATCAGGCGATAGAAATGCCTTCAGGGAGAGTGTTGCCACGTAATAAAGATGTAGCACACTATAGAGGAATTGTAAAAGGTAATTCTAATTCTTTAGTAGCTATTAGTTTTTATGGTCAAAAAGTAGGAGGTTTTATCAGTGTAGGTGGTGAACACGGTAATATTGTTTTAGGAGAAGTAAAAAACAGTAAAAACCACATCATTTATAAGGATAAGCAGATGGGGCATTTATATGAACTTGGATGTCAAGTAGAAGATGATGCCAAAGGGTATACTGCAGAAGACTTAAAAGAGCCTTCTAATAGTAAAGCTGCAGCTAAATGTGTAAAGATATTTTTTGATATCGGACGTAATGTTGTAAATGATAAAGGAGGAGCTCAGCAAGCAACTAACTTTATGCAAAGCTTATTTAATCAGGTGATTGCACTATATGCGAATGATAATATTGCATTAAAATTATCTGGAACAAAAGCTTGGACAACAAACACACCATTTAATGCAGATGGTCAAAATATGAGTAGAAACTTAGATAACTACTTGGCATATTTAAATCAAAATGGTATTAATGGTGATTTAGGTCATTATGTATCTTATGGATTAGGTGGTGGTATCGCCGGAGGATTCGGAACCTTTTGTAACTCCAGACGTAGAGGAGCTATTTCAGGAATAAAAGGATCTTTCAGTAATGTACCTACTTATTCTTTTGATGTTTTCCTTCTTTCTCATGAAATAGGACATAATGTTGGATCTAGACATACGCATGCGTGTGTATGGAATGGAAACAACACTGCTATTGACGGGTGTGCTGGTCGTGTAGAAGGTAATTGTCGATTACCAGGACTTCCTTCAGGTGGAGGAACAATCATGAGTTATTGCCCACAAACAAGTGTGGGAGTGAACTTTAACAAAGGATTTGGAACACAGCCTAAAAACGTTATTCATAATGCTATTGCCAGAGCAAGTTGTTTACAGTCTTGTGATGGAGGTGGGTGTAATACAGGAGATCCGGTATCTGTAACCTTTAGAAATAGCTCAGACTGTACACTAGAGTATTATGAGAATAATGTTCGTAAAGGGTCAGCTAATGCAGGAGGTACCTATAGAGCAAATACAACAGTAGGAAGTAACTGGCAGGCTAAAAAGTCTTCCGGAGAGACTAAGGATAACTTCTCTATTACATGTAATCAAACGGAATATACCTCTTCAGGATCCTGTGGAGGCGGACCAGGAGGTAATTGTGACGGGGTTAGACCTTATACTCCAGGTACTGTGTATTCTATAGGAGATCGAGTTACTTACAGAGGAAGCTTGTATGAGTTAACAGCTTCCGGATGGAGAAACCTAGGACCTTGTACATCTACAAATGATCCTTGTGATGGAGTAAGACCTTATTCTCCAGGTACAGTATATTCTATAGGAGATAAAGTTACTTACAGAGGAAGTTTATATGAATTAACAGCTTCTGGATGGAGAAGAATTGGTACTTGTGGAGGATCTAGAAATGCGTTCTCTACTGAGTTCACATCATTTGATGATCTGGATATAGCTAAGGAATTTAGTATCAAAGCATATCCTAATCCAGTTGATGATCTTCTTACATTAGAGATAAGTAATCTTGGAGTTAAATCTTCTCATATCAGAATTAAAGATATAAATGGAAGAACATTAGAAGTTATGTCATTAGATACACCACCAGATGGTTTAGTGGTAAAAACAATTGATGTTAGTAAGTTATCTGCAGGAATCTATTTTGTTCAGGTAACCAATACAAAACAGACGCTCACTAAAAAGGTTTTTGTGAAATAA
- a CDS encoding M12 family metallo-peptidase — MRYLVMLIIGCHAVINAQSTSMRIQERIHHEKKIGSLFEEVDIFAKKEISEKSNPIPNELKNYTLFSFKKSSLKKLINKELRTIRLKIPRGDSSIDLELIKEELVSDDFKIVEMPSGKEYKIDQNKTYYRGIVKGKENSVAAISLSNNSVSGIISVEGEQGNIVIGALDKSKEYIIYEDKDLIKYQNFSCDVQERVEKYTEEQLNYERQSSAKNGSVKRCPKIFFDVGFSIYKHKGGVENASSFIQNVFNQVAVLYQNEGITLKLSGINVWTRPEPFSGIDAYTYYKNRHGLNGDLGHYVTYNHSGGVAWLQALCGPQRYGVSGIESNYQNVPTYSWTVSVIAHELGHNFGSDHTHACVWNGNDTPIDGCQPPEGYCRRGPMPRNGGTIMSYCHLNYNVGVNLSKGFGRQPGNVIRYHIDNSHCVKNCDTTDPGGGDCSVGSSVKVTFKNTTQCRVRYVSDENGVLTPRDFVDPGQTVSYVTKIGVNWLVKKTFTEVVESFVIKCGKVMYETQATCSSNPNGCEIGDPVEVTFMNNTNCTVRLFWYNEGYLVPKTYVRSGERIRYTPFSGTRWVVKKSPVDIIADFTVTCNERNFVVQGNCFRSVQLRKIRNTKKVVIYPNPVGDVFEIEIALTKKEKKEVIIKNETGKIVNRIDVVANNQGIAKKKIYMNGLSKGIYFVSIKIDGHEIVEKIVKN, encoded by the coding sequence ATGAGATATTTAGTAATGCTGATAATAGGCTGTCATGCAGTCATAAATGCGCAGAGTACTTCAATGCGTATTCAGGAGCGAATACACCATGAAAAAAAGATAGGAAGTTTATTTGAAGAGGTTGATATTTTTGCAAAAAAAGAGATTTCTGAGAAAAGCAACCCAATACCAAATGAGCTTAAAAACTACACTTTGTTTTCTTTCAAAAAGAGTTCTTTAAAAAAACTTATAAATAAAGAATTAAGAACAATACGTCTGAAAATACCAAGAGGAGATTCTTCAATTGATTTGGAATTAATAAAAGAAGAATTAGTTTCAGATGATTTTAAAATTGTAGAGATGCCTTCTGGCAAAGAATACAAAATAGATCAAAATAAGACATATTACAGAGGTATTGTAAAGGGGAAAGAAAACTCTGTAGCTGCAATAAGTTTGTCAAATAATAGTGTATCCGGTATTATAAGTGTTGAAGGGGAACAAGGAAATATAGTAATTGGCGCTTTGGATAAGAGTAAGGAGTATATCATATATGAAGATAAAGACTTGATCAAATACCAAAATTTTTCGTGTGATGTACAAGAACGCGTGGAAAAATATACCGAAGAGCAGCTAAATTATGAACGACAATCTTCAGCTAAGAATGGTAGTGTAAAAAGATGTCCTAAGATATTTTTTGATGTAGGTTTTTCCATATATAAGCATAAAGGTGGAGTAGAAAATGCATCTTCTTTCATACAGAATGTGTTTAATCAAGTAGCTGTTTTGTATCAAAATGAAGGAATAACATTGAAATTATCAGGAATTAATGTTTGGACACGACCTGAGCCTTTTTCAGGGATAGATGCATATACATATTATAAAAACCGTCATGGGTTGAATGGAGATTTAGGGCATTATGTAACATATAATCATTCAGGAGGAGTTGCCTGGTTACAAGCTTTATGTGGTCCTCAGAGATATGGAGTCTCCGGAATTGAAAGTAATTATCAAAATGTACCTACCTATTCGTGGACAGTATCTGTTATAGCTCATGAGTTAGGGCATAATTTTGGTTCAGATCATACACACGCTTGTGTGTGGAACGGGAATGATACTCCTATCGATGGTTGCCAGCCTCCGGAAGGTTATTGCAGAAGAGGTCCGATGCCAAGAAATGGGGGAACTATTATGAGCTATTGCCACCTGAATTATAATGTAGGAGTAAACTTGTCTAAAGGGTTTGGTAGACAGCCTGGCAATGTCATACGGTATCATATTGATAATTCTCATTGTGTTAAGAACTGTGATACTACAGATCCGGGAGGAGGAGATTGTTCTGTGGGAAGTTCCGTAAAAGTAACGTTTAAAAACACTACCCAATGTCGTGTGCGATACGTTTCTGATGAAAACGGAGTGTTGACACCAAGAGACTTTGTTGATCCAGGGCAAACAGTATCCTATGTTACTAAAATTGGTGTAAACTGGTTGGTGAAAAAAACATTTACCGAGGTAGTGGAATCCTTTGTTATAAAATGCGGAAAAGTGATGTATGAAACACAAGCTACATGTTCTTCGAATCCTAATGGGTGTGAAATAGGAGATCCGGTAGAGGTAACTTTTATGAATAATACTAATTGTACCGTAAGATTATTTTGGTATAATGAGGGGTATCTTGTTCCTAAGACATATGTACGATCTGGAGAAAGAATCCGTTATACTCCTTTCTCAGGTACCAGATGGGTTGTTAAAAAATCTCCGGTGGATATTATAGCAGATTTTACAGTTACCTGTAATGAACGGAATTTTGTGGTGCAGGGGAACTGTTTTAGGTCTGTACAACTGAGAAAGATAAGAAATACTAAAAAAGTAGTTATATACCCGAATCCTGTAGGGGATGTTTTTGAAATAGAAATAGCACTGACTAAAAAAGAAAAAAAAGAAGTTATTATCAAGAATGAAACAGGAAAAATAGTTAACCGTATTGATGTGGTTGCTAACAATCAGGGGATTGCAAAGAAGAAGATTTATATGAACGGTTTATCAAAAGGGATTTATTTTGTTTCCATCAAAATTGATGGGCATGAGATCGTAGAAAAGATTGTCAAAAACTAA